The following proteins are encoded in a genomic region of Polynucleobacter paludilacus:
- a CDS encoding NuoB/complex I 20 kDa subunit family protein — MALEGVLKEGFVTTTADQLINWTRNGSLWPMTFGLACCAVEMMHAGASRYDLDRFGVVFRPSPRQSDLMIVAGTLCNKMAPALRKVYDQMPEPRWVISMGSCANGGGYYHNSYSVVRGCDRIVPVDIYVPGCPPTAEALIYGIIQLQSKIARTSTIARKA; from the coding sequence ATGGCACTAGAAGGCGTTCTCAAAGAAGGATTTGTTACTACCACTGCAGACCAGTTAATCAACTGGACTCGTAATGGCTCTCTTTGGCCAATGACTTTTGGACTGGCCTGTTGCGCTGTAGAGATGATGCACGCAGGCGCTTCCCGTTATGACTTAGATCGCTTCGGAGTCGTGTTCCGTCCTTCACCACGTCAATCAGACTTGATGATCGTTGCTGGAACGCTTTGCAATAAGATGGCTCCCGCTCTACGTAAGGTCTATGACCAAATGCCCGAGCCTCGTTGGGTAATCTCGATGGGCTCCTGCGCTAATGGTGGTGGCTACTATCACAACTCCTATTCAGTAGTGCGCGGTTGCGATCGCATTGTGCCAGTCGATATTTATGTTCCCGGTTGCCCGCCAACCGCAGAAGCATTGATCTACGGCATCATTCAGCTGCAATCGAAGATTGCTCGCACCAGCACGATTGCACGGAAAGCTTAA
- a CDS encoding NADH-quinone oxidoreductase subunit A, translating to MNLANYFPVLLFILVGIGVGLVPMFLGKILAPSKPDAEKLSPYECGFEAFEDARMKFDVRYYLIAILFILFDLETAFLFPWGVALRDIGWFGYASMVTFLLEFIVGFVYIWKKGALDWE from the coding sequence TTGAATCTCGCTAATTACTTTCCTGTTCTGCTGTTCATCCTCGTAGGCATTGGGGTGGGTTTAGTCCCCATGTTCCTCGGAAAAATTTTGGCTCCTTCAAAGCCAGACGCTGAAAAACTATCTCCTTATGAGTGCGGTTTCGAAGCCTTTGAAGATGCACGCATGAAGTTCGATGTGCGCTACTACCTCATCGCAATCCTATTTATCTTATTTGACTTAGAAACTGCCTTTTTGTTCCCTTGGGGCGTTGCTCTCCGGGATATTGGGTGGTTTGGTTATGCCTCCATGGTGACCTTCTTATTGGAATTCATTGTGGGATTTGTTTATATCTGGAAGAAGGGCGCTCTCGACTGGGAGTAA
- the secG gene encoding preprotein translocase subunit SecG — MEWLKTLLVVLQVISALGVILLVLLQQGKGADMGAAFGSGASGSLFGASGSANFLSHTTAVFAAVFFICTLGITWIGSHKAAPQSVLSGTVAPAQVAPATPVAPAQDPSKPAVPK, encoded by the coding sequence ATGGAATGGCTAAAGACTTTATTGGTGGTACTGCAGGTAATTTCTGCTTTGGGTGTCATCTTGTTGGTGTTACTCCAGCAGGGTAAGGGCGCCGATATGGGTGCTGCGTTTGGATCAGGTGCTTCTGGCAGCCTATTTGGCGCCAGCGGCTCTGCTAACTTCCTATCCCACACAACTGCTGTATTTGCCGCAGTCTTCTTTATTTGCACTCTGGGCATTACCTGGATTGGTAGTCACAAGGCGGCGCCCCAAAGCGTTTTATCCGGCACCGTCGCGCCTGCTCAGGTAGCTCCAGCGACTCCGGTAGCGCCAGCGCAAGATCCTAGCAAACCTGCAGTACCAAAGTAA
- the tpiA gene encoding triose-phosphate isomerase: protein MRPLIVIANWKLNGSLKSNQDWVQLVCRGMEKGMPAGRKYAVCPPFPYLVQCADLIQDCSGAFLSLGAQDVSRHEAGAFTGEVGAAMLKEFGCAYVIVGHSERRQIHGESDAVIAEKALQALDHGMTPVICVGETADERNSGREVEVVRTQVAKLVSVLQDRLADCLIAYEPVWAIGTGKVASAQIAQDMHRAIRFQLAEFDEDVASHVGILYGGSVKPDNAVELFAMPDIDGGLIGGASLDPQQFLAICQA, encoded by the coding sequence ATGCGTCCACTCATTGTTATTGCTAATTGGAAATTAAACGGCAGCCTGAAGAGCAATCAAGATTGGGTGCAATTGGTTTGCCGTGGCATGGAAAAGGGGATGCCTGCTGGTCGCAAGTATGCCGTTTGCCCACCGTTTCCTTATTTAGTTCAATGTGCTGATTTGATCCAAGATTGCTCTGGAGCCTTTCTGAGTCTGGGTGCACAAGATGTATCGCGTCATGAGGCTGGTGCATTTACTGGTGAAGTTGGTGCGGCCATGCTCAAAGAATTTGGCTGTGCTTATGTGATCGTAGGCCATTCTGAGCGTCGTCAGATTCACGGTGAAAGTGATGCCGTGATTGCAGAGAAGGCACTTCAAGCCTTAGATCACGGTATGACTCCTGTTATTTGTGTCGGTGAAACTGCCGATGAACGCAACTCAGGTAGGGAGGTTGAGGTCGTCCGCACCCAAGTGGCCAAGCTGGTATCGGTTTTGCAAGACCGGTTAGCGGATTGCTTGATTGCTTACGAGCCTGTTTGGGCGATTGGCACTGGCAAAGTGGCAAGTGCTCAGATTGCCCAAGACATGCATCGTGCGATTCGATTTCAGCTGGCTGAGTTTGATGAAGACGTTGCGTCCCATGTCGGGATTTTGTATGGTGGCAGTGTCAAGCCGGATAATGCGGTTGAACTTTTTGCTATGCCGGATATTGATGGCGGCTTAATTGGGGGTGCTTCATTGGATCCCCAGCAATTTCTGGCTATTTGTCAGGCATAA
- a CDS encoding NAD(P)H-quinone oxidoreductase, with translation MRVMEIKEFGAPEMLVSATRPDPAAPAAGSGEVLIRVLAAGINRPDVLQRKGHYPVPAGASDIPGLEVAGEIIGGDLAHTDNTLGLKVGDKVCALVQGGGYADLCTAPIAQCLPYPKGFTDLEAAALPETFYTVWSNVFMRGELSEGETLLVQGGSSGIGVTAILIAKALGHKVFVTAGSDEKCAACLQLGADLAINYKTQDFVEEIKKVTDGKGVNVILDMVTGTYVQRELECLADDGRIVIIAIMGGSKAEVNTGQILRRRLTITGSTLRPRPVSFKKQITHQLYERIWPLLNAGKLKPVIYKTFSLEEAADAHRLMESSEHVGKIVLTVN, from the coding sequence ATGCGCGTAATGGAAATCAAAGAGTTTGGCGCACCAGAAATGCTGGTGTCTGCCACTCGCCCAGATCCTGCAGCACCTGCTGCAGGTTCAGGTGAGGTCTTAATTCGGGTTCTTGCTGCTGGCATCAATCGTCCTGATGTTTTGCAACGCAAGGGGCATTACCCAGTACCTGCTGGTGCATCAGATATTCCTGGGCTTGAAGTTGCGGGTGAAATTATTGGCGGTGACTTAGCGCATACCGATAACACACTTGGATTGAAAGTCGGCGATAAGGTTTGCGCCTTGGTGCAAGGCGGTGGTTATGCAGATTTGTGTACTGCCCCAATTGCGCAGTGCTTGCCTTATCCCAAAGGATTTACTGATCTAGAGGCAGCCGCTTTGCCTGAAACGTTTTATACCGTATGGAGCAATGTTTTCATGCGCGGTGAACTTTCTGAAGGTGAAACTTTGCTAGTGCAGGGTGGCTCTAGTGGTATTGGTGTGACTGCCATTTTGATTGCGAAGGCACTCGGTCATAAAGTGTTTGTAACTGCGGGCTCAGATGAGAAGTGCGCTGCATGCTTACAGTTGGGCGCTGACTTAGCAATCAATTACAAAACCCAAGATTTTGTTGAAGAGATTAAAAAAGTGACGGATGGCAAAGGCGTTAACGTTATCCTCGATATGGTGACCGGCACTTACGTTCAGCGTGAGCTGGAATGTTTGGCTGATGATGGTCGGATTGTGATTATTGCCATTATGGGCGGCTCTAAAGCAGAAGTGAACACGGGACAGATTTTGCGTCGCCGTCTCACCATTACAGGCTCTACATTGCGTCCACGCCCAGTGTCATTTAAAAAGCAAATTACCCATCAATTATATGAGCGCATTTGGCCGTTGTTAAATGCAGGCAAACTCAAGCCAGTGATCTATAAAACCTTTTCATTGGAAGAGGCGGCTGATGCCCATCGCTTGATGGAGTCTTCGGAGCATGTCGGTAAGATTGTTTTAACGGTTAATTAG
- the pnp gene encoding polyribonucleotide nucleotidyltransferase: MTMFKKAVKSFQWGNHQVTMETGEIARQAGGAVIVNVDDTVVMGTVVASKTAKPGQDFFPLTVDYLEKTYAAGKIPGGFFRREGRPSEGETLISRLIDRPIRPLFPEGFYNEVQVVIHVLSINPEVPSDIPALIAASAALAVSGIPFSGPVGAARVGYTNGQYLLNPTRTEQTTSELDLIVAGTQAAVLMVESEANQLSEEIMLGAVVFGHEQMQTAINAINDLVREAGKPEWDWQPAPKDEPLIAKITALAEGPLREAYQIRQKSARSEKLKATTKAVLAKLAQDGEVDEVAVGNIMFEIEAKIVRSQILNGEPRIDGRDTRTVRPIEIRNGVLPRTHGSALFTRGETQALVVATLGTARDEQIIDALEGEYRDRFMFHYNMPPFATGETGRVGSPKRREIGHGRLAKRALIPVLPSPEDFAYSIRVVSEITESNGSSSMASVCGGCLAMMDAGVPVKAHVAGVAMGLILDGNRFAVLTDILGDEDHLGDMDFKVAGTANGITALQMDIKVQGITKEIMQVALAQAQEGRLHILSKMQEAMGSVRTELSAHAPRMVSFKIHPDKIREVIGKGGATIQALTKETGCSIDIKDDGTVTIASTSAEGMAEAKARIEGITAEAEVGKIYEGPVVKLLEFGALVNILPGKDGLLHISEISTERVKEVKDYLQEGQVVRVKLLAADERGRLRLSLKAAMADEGGTIEPLAGSTAAEGAEAAPISEESK, encoded by the coding sequence ATGACGATGTTTAAAAAAGCAGTAAAGAGTTTTCAATGGGGCAACCATCAAGTCACGATGGAAACTGGTGAGATTGCTCGCCAAGCTGGTGGTGCCGTTATCGTTAACGTAGATGACACGGTGGTGATGGGTACTGTGGTTGCTTCTAAGACCGCTAAGCCAGGCCAAGACTTTTTCCCACTCACGGTAGATTACTTAGAGAAGACTTACGCAGCAGGCAAGATCCCTGGTGGTTTCTTCCGTCGCGAAGGCCGTCCTTCAGAAGGTGAGACGTTGATCTCTCGCTTGATCGATCGTCCGATTCGTCCATTATTCCCAGAAGGCTTCTACAACGAAGTACAAGTTGTGATTCACGTACTTTCGATTAATCCTGAAGTGCCATCGGATATTCCTGCTTTAATCGCTGCTTCTGCAGCCTTGGCGGTATCTGGCATTCCTTTCAGCGGTCCAGTTGGCGCAGCTCGCGTGGGTTACACCAATGGTCAATATTTATTGAACCCAACTCGTACTGAGCAAACTACGAGCGAACTCGATTTGATCGTTGCTGGTACTCAAGCTGCAGTATTGATGGTGGAATCAGAAGCCAATCAATTATCTGAAGAGATCATGTTGGGCGCAGTAGTGTTTGGCCATGAGCAAATGCAAACTGCGATCAATGCAATTAATGATTTAGTTCGCGAAGCTGGCAAGCCTGAGTGGGATTGGCAGCCTGCACCTAAAGATGAGCCCTTGATCGCAAAGATCACTGCCTTGGCTGAAGGTCCATTGCGCGAGGCATATCAGATTCGTCAAAAGAGCGCTCGTTCTGAGAAGCTTAAAGCCACTACCAAAGCAGTATTGGCGAAGTTAGCGCAAGATGGTGAAGTGGACGAAGTTGCGGTTGGTAACATCATGTTCGAAATCGAAGCCAAAATTGTGCGTAGTCAGATTTTGAATGGTGAGCCACGGATCGATGGTCGTGATACTCGCACTGTTCGCCCAATCGAAATTCGGAATGGCGTATTGCCACGCACTCACGGTTCAGCATTGTTTACCCGTGGTGAAACCCAGGCCCTCGTCGTGGCTACCTTGGGCACAGCACGTGACGAGCAGATCATCGATGCACTCGAAGGTGAGTACCGTGATCGCTTCATGTTCCACTACAACATGCCTCCATTTGCCACTGGTGAAACCGGTCGCGTTGGTAGTCCAAAGCGTCGCGAAATCGGTCACGGCCGTTTAGCGAAGCGCGCATTGATTCCAGTATTGCCAAGTCCAGAAGACTTTGCATACAGTATTCGTGTGGTTTCAGAAATTACTGAGTCCAATGGTTCTTCCTCCATGGCTTCTGTTTGTGGCGGTTGCTTGGCCATGATGGACGCTGGCGTTCCAGTGAAGGCGCACGTTGCTGGCGTAGCAATGGGCTTGATCCTTGACGGCAATCGTTTTGCAGTCTTGACCGACATTCTCGGTGATGAAGATCACTTAGGCGATATGGACTTCAAAGTAGCGGGTACCGCTAACGGTATTACTGCTTTGCAGATGGATATCAAAGTACAAGGCATTACCAAAGAGATCATGCAAGTTGCTTTGGCGCAAGCTCAAGAAGGCCGTTTACATATTTTGAGCAAGATGCAAGAAGCGATGGGTTCAGTTCGTACTGAATTGTCAGCGCATGCACCACGGATGGTCAGCTTCAAGATTCATCCAGATAAGATCCGCGAAGTCATCGGTAAGGGTGGCGCAACCATTCAGGCATTGACCAAAGAGACTGGTTGCAGCATCGACATTAAAGATGATGGAACAGTAACCATTGCCTCTACCAGTGCTGAAGGCATGGCTGAAGCAAAAGCCCGTATCGAAGGCATTACTGCTGAAGCTGAAGTTGGCAAGATCTACGAAGGCCCAGTTGTGAAGTTGCTTGAGTTCGGTGCTTTGGTCAATATTCTTCCTGGTAAAGATGGCTTGCTCCACATCTCTGAGATTTCTACAGAGCGTGTGAAAGAAGTGAAAGACTATTTACAAGAAGGCCAAGTTGTTCGCGTGAAACTGTTGGCTGCTGATGAGCGTGGTCGTTTACGCCTATCACTCAAAGCGGCTATGGCAGATGAGGGCGGAACGATTGAGCCCTTAGCTGGTAGCACTGCTGCTGAAGGTGCAGAAGCTGCTCCAATCTCGGAAGAATCTAAATAA
- the rpsO gene encoding 30S ribosomal protein S15 yields MAVADIKTAEIVKDNARSANDTGSPEVQVSLLTARINELTPHFKANAKDHHSRRGLLKMVSRRRRLLDYLKGKDLGRYRALIEKLGLRK; encoded by the coding sequence ATGGCAGTTGCTGATATCAAGACGGCGGAAATCGTCAAAGACAATGCGCGCAGCGCAAACGATACGGGTAGTCCTGAAGTGCAAGTTTCTTTGCTGACAGCCCGCATCAATGAATTAACCCCCCATTTCAAGGCTAACGCTAAAGACCATCACAGCCGTCGTGGCTTGTTGAAGATGGTTTCACGTCGCCGTCGCCTTTTGGATTACCTCAAAGGCAAAGACTTGGGACGCTATCGCGCATTGATTGAGAAATTAGGTCTCCGTAAGTAA
- a CDS encoding YSC84-related protein, which yields MIPLRTLLQKLIFAGFLGLLLSNTPAFAQFSSILGSDKTVAQQRDEILKKNQEILNRLYKTEPSAKSAIESAVAYATFSNFGMKILIAGGGSGSGVVISKNGVKPIYMKMAEVQAGVGLGVKSFQNIFVFQTQAALNSFINSGWTFGGQTTVAAKYDQDGAAYAGAVVAAPGLLMYQLTDSGLAAEITGKGTKYYKDSDLN from the coding sequence ATGATCCCTCTGCGCACACTCCTTCAGAAACTGATTTTTGCAGGGTTTTTGGGCCTTTTATTGAGTAACACCCCTGCTTTTGCCCAGTTTTCCTCTATTTTGGGCAGCGATAAGACCGTAGCCCAGCAAAGAGATGAGATTCTGAAGAAGAACCAAGAGATCCTGAATCGACTCTACAAAACTGAGCCTAGCGCCAAGAGCGCCATTGAGAGTGCGGTTGCCTATGCGACTTTTAGTAATTTTGGCATGAAGATCCTCATTGCTGGCGGTGGCTCTGGTAGCGGGGTTGTTATCAGCAAAAACGGGGTCAAGCCCATTTATATGAAGATGGCTGAAGTCCAAGCGGGGGTTGGCCTAGGAGTGAAATCTTTCCAAAACATCTTTGTGTTTCAAACTCAAGCGGCTTTAAATAGCTTCATTAATTCAGGTTGGACTTTTGGGGGACAAACCACGGTAGCCGCTAAGTACGATCAAGATGGTGCCGCCTATGCTGGTGCAGTAGTAGCTGCTCCAGGCTTGCTGATGTATCAATTGACGGATTCAGGCCTTGCCGCTGAAATCACCGGCAAGGGCACCAAGTATTACAAAGACTCTGACCTGAATTAA
- a CDS encoding 2-isopropylmalate synthase — MNDKVIIFDTTLRDGEQSPGASMTKDEKVRIARQLERLKVDVIEAGFAASSEGDFAAIAAVAAAVKDSVVCSLARANEKDITRASDALKQAKAKRIHAFIATSPLHMAVKLRLSPEEVLEQAKRSIRFARNLASDVEFSAEDGYRSEIDFLARVVEAVINEGASTINIPDTVGYAIPELYGNFIHTLRTKVPNSDKAIWSVHCHNDLGMAVANSLAGVKIGGARQVECTINGLGERAGNTALEEVVMSLRTRKDYFDLTCGIDATQIVPASKLVSQITGFVVQPNKAVVGANAFAHASGIHQDGILKARETYEIMRAEDVGWSANKIVLGKLSGRNAFKQRLQDLGITVESEEAMNEAFVRFKALADQKVDIFDEDIIAIMSDSAAAEKSEHYQFISLSQHSETGARPKSTVTFRMGDQEVSSEAEGNGPVDASLNAIEAKAQSGAEQLLYSVNAITSGTQSQGEVTVRLSKGGRIVNGVGTDPDIIAASAKAYLSALNKLHDPSQAKLNAQMTP; from the coding sequence ATGAATGACAAAGTAATCATTTTTGACACCACCTTGCGTGATGGCGAGCAATCGCCTGGCGCCTCCATGACCAAAGATGAAAAGGTGCGGATCGCTCGTCAATTAGAACGACTCAAGGTCGATGTCATCGAAGCCGGTTTTGCTGCCAGCTCAGAAGGTGACTTTGCCGCGATTGCCGCAGTAGCCGCTGCTGTGAAAGATTCTGTAGTGTGCTCACTCGCTCGCGCTAATGAAAAAGATATCACCCGTGCATCAGATGCTTTAAAGCAAGCCAAGGCCAAACGAATTCACGCCTTTATTGCTACTAGTCCTCTGCATATGGCAGTCAAGTTGCGTTTATCACCTGAAGAGGTATTAGAGCAAGCCAAACGCTCGATTCGTTTTGCCAGAAACTTAGCAAGCGATGTGGAGTTTTCTGCTGAGGATGGGTATCGCTCGGAGATTGATTTCTTGGCGAGGGTAGTAGAAGCCGTCATCAATGAGGGTGCCAGCACCATTAATATTCCCGATACCGTAGGCTACGCAATCCCTGAGTTGTATGGCAATTTCATTCATACTTTGCGTACTAAAGTGCCGAACTCTGACAAAGCGATTTGGTCTGTGCATTGCCATAATGATTTAGGGATGGCTGTTGCCAACTCTTTGGCTGGTGTGAAGATCGGTGGGGCGCGTCAGGTCGAGTGCACTATTAACGGTTTGGGAGAGCGCGCTGGTAATACCGCTTTAGAAGAAGTCGTGATGTCATTGCGTACCCGCAAGGATTACTTTGATTTGACTTGCGGCATCGATGCGACGCAAATTGTGCCTGCCTCTAAATTGGTTTCACAAATCACTGGCTTTGTGGTGCAGCCTAATAAAGCCGTAGTGGGTGCGAACGCCTTTGCTCATGCCTCTGGCATTCATCAGGATGGCATCTTAAAAGCCCGCGAGACCTATGAAATCATGCGTGCAGAAGATGTAGGTTGGTCTGCAAACAAGATTGTTTTGGGCAAGTTGTCTGGGCGCAATGCCTTTAAGCAACGCTTGCAAGATTTGGGTATTACGGTTGAGTCCGAAGAAGCAATGAATGAAGCCTTTGTGCGCTTCAAAGCTTTGGCTGACCAGAAGGTTGATATTTTTGATGAAGACATTATTGCCATCATGTCTGACTCGGCAGCAGCAGAAAAATCAGAGCACTATCAATTCATTTCATTGAGTCAGCATTCTGAAACAGGTGCTCGCCCCAAATCAACCGTTACTTTCCGGATGGGAGATCAAGAGGTGAGCTCTGAAGCGGAAGGCAATGGACCGGTTGATGCAAGTCTGAATGCCATAGAGGCAAAAGCGCAGAGTGGGGCAGAGCAGTTGCTCTACTCCGTCAATGCCATTACTTCCGGAACGCAGTCACAGGGCGAGGTCACAGTGCGCTTGTCCAAGGGCGGACGCATCGTCAATGGCGTGGGCACTGACCCTGACATCATTGCGGCTTCAGCCAAAGCCTACTTATCCGCTTTGAATAAATTGCATGATCCAAGTCAGGCCAAACTCAATGCCCAGATGACGCCTTAA
- the pssA gene encoding CDP-diacylglycerol--serine O-phosphatidyltransferase, whose protein sequence is MPTFRRRGRIERSRTSRSHFRHPEDRLAAELGDPLDYEVEEIHPVHQRPRNKGIYLLPNAFTTAALFSGFFAIVNAMNHEFGIAAIAIFASLVLDGMDGRIARMTNTQSAFGEQYDSLADMVSFGVAPALVAYEWVLKDLGKWGWLAAFTYCAGAALRLARFNVNTHVVDKRFFQGLPSPAAGSLLAGFIWLADDNKIPVQDYAIPWVTFLITVYAGLTMVSNAKFYSGKALDVRYRVPFGVMVLMILGFVLISTNPPLTLFGFFVIYSVSGYVIWAWEMMNPKRFG, encoded by the coding sequence ATGCCTACCTTTAGACGTCGTGGCCGAATCGAGCGCAGTCGCACATCGCGTTCCCATTTTAGGCATCCCGAAGACCGCTTAGCAGCAGAGCTTGGTGATCCACTGGATTATGAAGTCGAAGAAATACATCCAGTGCATCAGCGTCCACGCAATAAGGGGATCTATTTATTGCCCAACGCATTTACTACTGCAGCCTTATTCAGTGGTTTCTTTGCGATTGTGAATGCGATGAATCATGAATTTGGTATTGCGGCAATTGCGATTTTTGCTTCCTTAGTATTAGATGGGATGGATGGTCGAATCGCTCGTATGACCAATACCCAAAGTGCCTTTGGCGAGCAATACGATTCTTTGGCGGACATGGTCTCGTTTGGTGTGGCACCTGCTTTAGTGGCGTATGAATGGGTCTTAAAAGACTTGGGTAAGTGGGGTTGGTTGGCTGCCTTTACATACTGTGCTGGTGCCGCCTTGCGTCTGGCTCGGTTTAACGTCAACACTCATGTAGTAGATAAGCGTTTCTTTCAGGGTTTGCCAAGCCCAGCTGCTGGATCGCTCTTAGCCGGTTTCATTTGGTTAGCTGATGACAATAAGATCCCAGTCCAGGATTACGCTATTCCCTGGGTTACTTTTTTGATTACGGTTTATGCCGGCTTAACCATGGTTTCTAATGCCAAGTTTTATAGCGGGAAGGCCTTGGACGTGCGCTATCGAGTGCCCTTTGGTGTAATGGTTTTGATGATTTTGGGATTTGTTTTGATCTCCACAAACCCACCGCTGACTCTATTTGGCTTCTTCGTCATTTACTCCGTCTCAGGTTATGTGATCTGGGCTTGGGAAATGATGAATCCCAAACGATTTGGCTAA
- a CDS encoding phosphatidylserine decarboxylase, translating to MMYPHPLIAKEGWPYLAVLGVVTLLVHSLGGFTWSWPLWILFFFVLQFFRDPQRIAPLGRDLVLSPADGRIVVVEVTQDPYAKREALKISVFMNVFNVHSNRSAVHGLVKEIQYFPGKFVNADLDKASLENERNAMVIDANGQTVTLVQVAGLIARRILCYVHVGDRLKAGERYGFIRFGSRVDVYLPLTAVPMVSVGDRVFATNTALARLPGLD from the coding sequence ATGATGTATCCACACCCCCTGATCGCTAAAGAAGGTTGGCCCTATTTGGCAGTCTTGGGAGTCGTGACATTATTAGTCCACTCTCTAGGTGGCTTTACTTGGTCTTGGCCCCTCTGGATTTTGTTTTTCTTTGTTCTACAGTTCTTTCGTGATCCACAACGGATCGCTCCCCTTGGGCGCGATCTTGTGCTTTCTCCTGCCGATGGTCGTATCGTGGTGGTTGAAGTCACTCAAGATCCTTACGCTAAACGCGAGGCCTTGAAGATTAGCGTCTTCATGAATGTGTTTAATGTGCACTCCAATCGCAGCGCCGTTCACGGTCTTGTGAAGGAGATTCAATATTTCCCTGGTAAGTTTGTGAATGCGGATCTTGATAAGGCTTCCTTAGAGAATGAACGCAATGCCATGGTGATTGATGCCAATGGGCAGACGGTGACTTTGGTTCAAGTGGCTGGATTAATTGCACGTCGCATACTTTGTTATGTTCACGTGGGTGATCGCCTGAAGGCGGGTGAGCGCTACGGCTTTATTCGCTTTGGCTCGCGGGTCGATGTGTATCTGCCTTTAACAGCGGTACCGATGGTGAGCGTAGGTGATCGGGTTTTTGCTACCAATACCGCCTTGGCTCGCTTACCGGGCTTAGATTAA
- the ilvC gene encoding ketol-acid reductoisomerase produces MKVFYDKDADLSLIKGKNVTIIGYGSQGHAHALNLNDSGVKVTVGLRKDGASWKKAANAGLTVKEVAEAVKDADIVMMLLPDEQIADVYNKEVHANIKQGAALAFAHGFNVHYGQVQPRADLDVIMIAPKAPGHTVRGTYAQGGGVPHLIAVYQDKSASARDIALSYAAANGGGRAGIIETNFREETETDLFGEQAVLCGGAVELIKAGFETLVEAGYAPEMAYFECLHELKLIVDLIYEGGIANMNYSISNNAEYGEYVTGPRVVTEDTKSAMRQCLKDIQTGEYAKSFILENKAGAPTLISRRRLNAEHDIEIVGAKLRAMMPWIAKNKLVDQSKN; encoded by the coding sequence ATGAAAGTTTTTTACGATAAAGACGCTGATTTGTCCCTGATTAAAGGCAAGAACGTCACCATCATTGGTTATGGTTCACAAGGTCATGCACACGCATTGAACCTGAATGATTCTGGCGTCAAAGTTACAGTGGGCTTACGTAAAGACGGTGCCTCTTGGAAAAAGGCAGCAAATGCTGGTTTAACTGTTAAAGAAGTGGCTGAAGCGGTTAAAGATGCAGATATCGTCATGATGCTGTTGCCAGATGAGCAAATTGCCGATGTGTACAACAAAGAAGTGCATGCCAACATCAAGCAGGGTGCTGCTTTGGCATTTGCCCACGGCTTCAACGTTCATTACGGTCAAGTACAACCCCGTGCTGATTTGGATGTGATCATGATTGCCCCTAAGGCGCCTGGCCATACTGTGCGCGGAACTTATGCTCAGGGCGGTGGTGTACCCCATTTGATCGCCGTGTACCAAGATAAATCAGCTTCTGCTCGCGATATCGCTTTGTCCTATGCAGCTGCCAATGGTGGTGGTCGCGCCGGCATCATCGAAACTAATTTCCGCGAAGAAACTGAAACGGATTTGTTTGGTGAGCAGGCTGTTCTGTGCGGTGGTGCTGTTGAGTTGATCAAAGCAGGCTTTGAGACTTTAGTTGAAGCAGGCTACGCTCCTGAAATGGCTTATTTTGAGTGCTTACATGAGCTCAAGTTAATCGTAGACTTGATCTACGAAGGCGGTATTGCCAATATGAACTACTCCATCTCTAATAATGCAGAGTATGGCGAGTATGTCACTGGTCCTCGGGTTGTGACCGAAGATACCAAGAGCGCCATGCGTCAGTGCTTGAAAGATATTCAGACTGGTGAGTACGCCAAGAGCTTCATCTTGGAAAACAAAGCAGGCGCACCTACTTTGATTTCTCGTCGTCGCTTGAATGCTGAGCACGATATTGAAATTGTGGGCGCTAAACTGCGTGCCATGATGCCTTGGATTGCCAAGAACAAATTAGTTGACCAATCCAAGAACTAA